In Gigantopelta aegis isolate Gae_Host unplaced genomic scaffold, Gae_host_genome ctg9408_pilon_pilon, whole genome shotgun sequence, the following are encoded in one genomic region:
- the LOC121367136 gene encoding uncharacterized protein LOC121367136 — protein MLIRALLNNKEEIVSAIDAVEREFQEEREMLALAAPDELEETQLIQRAPLNISRRFQPYGSGGNFQEEQEQGVPINKVALGLGQDEEELPVTTTYWDKDEEFHLEEGEDYSSHFNINSS, from the exons ATGCTCATCCGAGCGTTACTGAATAACAAGGAAGAAATAGTGTCAGCGATTGATGCTGTTGAAAGGGAGTTCCAAGAAGAACGCGAGATGCTCGCCCTTGCTGCTCCAGATGAACTGGAAGAAACACAATTGATCCAAAGAGCACCGCTGAACATCTCACGGCGGTTTCAGCCGTATG GATCTGGAGGGAACTTTCAAGAAGAGCAGGAACAAGGAGTTCCAATCAACAAAGTGGCTCTGGGGCTGGGGCAGGACGAGGAGGAGCTCCCAGTAACAACAACTTACTGGGACAAGGACGAGGAGTTCCATTTGGAAGAGGGCGAGGATTATTCCTCGCACTTCAAcatcaacagcagca